The window TTATGTGTCATTTCTGGTTTTCCAAAACCCTGAAATGATTCATGTGAATTTATTTATTACAGAAGTAGATATTCCTACCGGAGCACTAAATCTTATATATCCCATGATTGGGATAGGTATTGCATGGGCAGCAATTCTTGCTATGCCTTATGCCATGCTATCTAATGCTCTACCGGCTGAAAAGATGGGTATTTATATGGGAATCTTTAACTTCACAATTGCAGGTCCGCAAATTATTAGTGGTCTTTTGGGAGGATGGATTGTTTCTCAGTTATTTGATGGAAATGCTATTTATATGATAATTCTGGCAGGGGTGTCAATGCTTCTAGGTGGATTGTCGGTGTATTTTGTGAAGGAGAAAAACTAAGGCAAAAGTAAAAAGGCAAAAGTAAAAAGTATTAACTACTCACTTTTGCCTTTTTACTTTTCTCTTTTCTCTTTTCTCTTTTGTCTTGATTAAATCTCCTCAGTTTCAACAACTTTTGCTAATACATCAGCATATTGTATCAGCAGATATTTTTTACCTTCAAATTCTGTTTCCGTACCTGAAAATTCTTTGAACAAAACTGTGTCTCCTGCCTGAATTTCGGCATTCTCAATTTTAGCAACTGCAACTACTTTTGCAATATTGTTTTTTGATTTTGCAGTATCAGGAATAATTATACCAGAAGCTGTTTTTTGTTCTCCTTTATCTTCAGTAATGTCAAGTAGTACATTTTGGTTAACTGGAACAAATTCTTTCATTTTATATATTTTAATATGTTATTTTATTAACTAATAAATTTGTGCAAATCTAATCAAAGATTCAATGTAATGATGATACTATGTGTAAATGTTTAATGATGCAATAAAGAAAAAAGAACAAAGCCCTTCGACAAGATCAGTAACCAGTAACCAGTAACCAGTAACCAGTAACAAGTAACCAGTAACAAGTAACAAGTAACAAGTAACCGGGATTCTAAATACCCAACAACGTATCAATTTTATTTTGATCGAAGCCTACAATCATTGTTCCATTGATATCGGTTTGAGGAACTCCCTGTTGCCCGCTTCTTTTTACCAAATCTTCTGCTGCCTTTGGATCTTTCGAAACATCAACATCTCTATATTTGATTCCTTTGGAATCGAGATATGTTTTCAGCCTTGTACACCAGCTACAGGAAGGAGTAGAATAAACTGTTACTCTTTTTTGTGGTTTTTCTTCCCCAGAGTTGCTTGCAGAATAAACAGAACCTACAATTAGGTTATTGTAAAACTCAGTTTCATGACAACCTTTATATATGTTGGTTAATGTATCTCCTATAAATTCCAAAAAACTAGGGGCAGATTTTATATTATAAGCCGGGTGTATATCTCTTACAGTTGAAACATCAGCCACAATAATTTTTACACCTTCAATATCTTGTT of the Bacteroidota bacterium genome contains:
- a CDS encoding co-chaperone GroES; the protein is MKEFVPVNQNVLLDITEDKGEQKTASGIIIPDTAKSKNNIAKVVAVAKIENAEIQAGDTVLFKEFSGTETEFEGKKYLLIQYADVLAKVVETEEI
- a CDS encoding glutaredoxin domain-containing protein, with product MDINNINSLEELKLLLKKDTKTFLLLYKKGSEQSECALKNLSKQDIEGVKIIVADVSTVRDIHPAYNIKSAPSFLEFIGDTLTNIYKGCHETEFYNNLIVGSVYSASNSGEEKPQKRVTVYSTPSCSWCTRLKTYLDSKGIKYRDVDVSKDPKAAEDLVKRSGQQGVPQTDINGTMIVGFDQNKIDTLLGI